A window of the Radiobacillus deserti genome harbors these coding sequences:
- a CDS encoding class I SAM-dependent methyltransferase, with translation MNEQHVEAFYLWIDEMAEKIEHQVEVPYLEAIAIGLEYYLGQAPTEPMNEMLEQYLHKKVRELHIEQYEKEEIRKGLQLAILKGMKDGAQQQHLVTPDTVAIFIGYLVQKMLGSKQEKIRIFDPACGTSNLLTAVLNQLGDGVESYGSEVDPLLIRLALASANLQEIEVEYFHQDSLSPFLLEPVDVTICDLPVGYYPDDIRANDYELKADQGHSYAHHLFIEQSIKYTKKGGYLFFVVPNFLFDSDQADKLHNFLHKHAHVVGLLQLPASMFKSEQNAKSIFIVQKKGDHTKAPKEALIAQLPSFKDAYATDNILKKINDWFETERFTE, from the coding sequence ATGAATGAACAACATGTTGAAGCTTTTTATTTATGGATAGATGAAATGGCAGAAAAGATAGAGCATCAAGTGGAAGTACCTTATCTAGAAGCCATTGCGATTGGCTTGGAGTACTATCTTGGACAAGCCCCTACAGAACCTATGAATGAAATGCTGGAGCAGTATCTACATAAAAAAGTAAGAGAATTACACATAGAGCAGTATGAGAAAGAGGAGATTCGAAAAGGTCTTCAACTTGCCATCTTAAAAGGGATGAAAGATGGCGCCCAGCAACAGCATCTTGTTACACCAGATACAGTAGCAATTTTCATTGGGTATCTTGTACAGAAGATGCTTGGCTCCAAGCAAGAAAAAATCCGAATTTTTGATCCAGCTTGCGGAACATCCAACTTGTTAACAGCAGTCCTTAACCAATTGGGGGATGGTGTAGAGTCCTATGGAAGTGAAGTGGACCCTTTATTAATTAGACTAGCTCTAGCTAGTGCTAATCTTCAAGAAATCGAAGTGGAGTATTTTCACCAGGATAGTCTAAGTCCATTTTTACTAGAGCCGGTAGATGTGACGATTTGTGATCTACCTGTTGGGTACTACCCAGATGATATACGAGCTAATGATTACGAATTAAAAGCAGACCAAGGTCACTCGTATGCACATCATTTATTTATAGAACAAAGCATCAAATATACGAAAAAAGGTGGGTACCTATTTTTTGTAGTCCCAAATTTTCTGTTTGATAGTGATCAAGCAGACAAGCTTCATAATTTTCTGCATAAGCATGCTCATGTAGTTGGATTATTACAATTACCAGCTTCTATGTTTAAATCAGAGCAAAATGCAAAAAGTATCTTTATAGTCCAGAAAAAAGGAGACCATACAAAAGCTCCTAAAGAAGCGTTAATTGCTCAACTTCC
- the ytfJ gene encoding GerW family sporulation protein: MNEHPIEGLMTTAMENLKDMVDVNTIIGDPIESPDGTVIITVSKVGFGFAAGGSDFYMQQSGGSDSSSSSEQPLPFGGGSGGGVSITPIAFLIVNSNGVQMIHLDQHTHLYEKMLDLAPQAVEKIQEVLKGSQKGENKGKEDKKGEKKDDKKDDKKDDNKESKDKSSGDDDASI, translated from the coding sequence ATGAATGAACACCCAATTGAAGGTTTGATGACAACGGCGATGGAAAATCTTAAAGATATGGTAGATGTTAATACCATCATCGGTGACCCAATTGAGTCTCCAGATGGTACCGTTATCATAACAGTATCGAAAGTAGGATTTGGATTTGCTGCAGGTGGAAGTGATTTTTATATGCAGCAAAGCGGTGGATCAGATTCTTCTTCTAGCTCAGAGCAACCCCTTCCATTTGGTGGAGGAAGCGGTGGCGGTGTCTCCATTACACCGATAGCCTTTTTAATTGTAAACAGCAACGGTGTTCAAATGATTCATCTAGACCAACATACACACCTTTATGAGAAAATGCTTGATTTGGCTCCCCAGGCTGTTGAAAAGATACAAGAAGTGTTAAAAGGCTCCCAAAAAGGGGAGAACAAAGGAAAAGAGGATAAGAAAGGCGAAAAGAAAGACGACAAAAAAGATGACAAAAAAGATGATAACAAAGAATCCAAAGACAAATCATCCGGAGATGATGACGCTAGCATTTAG
- a CDS encoding DUF2953 domain-containing protein, translated as MEKLLRPVKIHRFHWISRIGVGDASITGMLTGAVWGMKGTVLHYVSKHMTFKKKPTLQVIPLFQHTYSMTKLECMVSIRVGQAIYAFIQFMKSTKKQRKQVQTSNLPQS; from the coding sequence ATGGAAAAATTGCTTCGACCAGTGAAGATTCACCGCTTCCATTGGATAAGCAGAATTGGCGTTGGAGATGCTAGTATCACCGGTATGCTGACTGGTGCAGTATGGGGGATGAAAGGTACCGTTCTTCATTATGTAAGTAAGCATATGACCTTTAAAAAGAAACCGACTCTACAAGTCATTCCACTGTTTCAACATACTTATTCGATGACAAAGTTAGAATGTATGGTTTCCATTCGAGTAGGACAAGCTATATACGCATTCATTCAATTTATGAAAAGTACAAAAAAACAACGGAAGCAAGTTCAAACTAGTAATTTGCCACAATCCTAA
- a CDS encoding NAD kinase has protein sequence MDERRNLYFYYPKDEELEKRLEPLFKLAKDNHFSIVENSNDANIIVSVGGDGAFLQAVRKTGFRQDCLYTGISRHNEAGLYCDFSLDHYDEMVHSIMNAELEVRRFPVVDVSVNDETNFLCLNEVSIRSTLIKTIVIDVFIDGNHFERFRGDGLIVATPTGSTGYNKSTHGAVVDPKTPCFQVSELASLNNNRYRTLGSSFILDKERTLRLEIIQDGNDYPIIGLDNEAYSIRNIRDLTVTLSDKIVKTVKLKNNSYWDRVKRTFL, from the coding sequence ATGGATGAACGTCGAAATTTATATTTTTATTATCCAAAAGATGAAGAATTAGAAAAAAGACTAGAACCACTTTTCAAGCTGGCAAAAGACAATCATTTTTCCATTGTTGAAAATTCGAATGACGCCAATATTATTGTCAGTGTAGGTGGAGATGGTGCATTTTTACAGGCGGTTCGCAAGACAGGCTTCCGTCAAGATTGTTTATATACAGGTATTTCAAGACATAATGAAGCGGGTTTATATTGCGACTTCAGCCTAGACCATTATGATGAAATGGTTCATTCCATCATGAATGCAGAATTAGAGGTAAGAAGATTTCCAGTCGTTGATGTTAGTGTGAATGATGAAACGAATTTTCTCTGTTTAAATGAGGTTAGTATTCGCTCCACACTGATCAAAACAATTGTTATTGATGTCTTTATTGATGGAAACCACTTTGAAAGATTCCGTGGGGATGGACTAATTGTCGCGACCCCGACGGGTAGTACGGGCTACAATAAATCCACACATGGTGCCGTTGTTGACCCTAAAACACCTTGCTTCCAAGTAAGCGAGCTTGCATCTCTAAACAACAACCGTTATCGTACACTCGGTTCCTCCTTTATATTAGATAAAGAAAGAACGCTTCGTTTAGAAATTATTCAAGATGGAAATGATTATCCAATCATAGGCTTAGATAATGAGGCTTATTCTATAAGAAATATTCGTGACTTAACAGTTACGCTTAGTGACAAAATAGTTAAAACTGTAAAATTAAAAAATAACTCTTATTGGGATCGTGTTAAACGTACATTCTTATAA
- a CDS encoding amidohydrolase, which produces MGILWYGGTFYTLEEKGETVEAVFTSNGRITAVGTEQSLRETYKEDITEEHNLQGATAYPGFVDSHLHIIGHGEKLTHLDLSSMQSAEEVLRALQSKVKTLQAGEWIIGEGWNENQWENPRILSKEELDQVAPNQPLLLTRVCRHAVLANSKAIQLAGVNRDTPDPQGGLIERNEHGDETGFFLDTAQDLIKHVIPEVSEANLTTLVKKSVDDLTRLGLTGGHTEDLNYYGGYRKTYSAFNKGIDGTQRKFRAHLLVHHGVFDDVMEDGLDYGGGTQFIEIGAMKIFSDGALGGRTAWLSEPYADEPDNVGIPIHSDEGLESLVRKARAKDMPVAVHAIGDKAAITIAKLLEKYPLQKDRRDRIIHAQIVNQELLDILQRIPVVLDIQPTFVSSDFPWVVERVGQERASHSYPWKTFLELGIPCAGGSDAPIESVNPLLGIQAAVLRRSSIDGKTYNQAQCLSLYEAISLYTKGSAYAIGKEEEMGKISPGYVADFTILEEDLFKVDPETIDQVLVKKTVIDETVVYQSE; this is translated from the coding sequence ATGGGTATCTTATGGTATGGAGGTACATTTTATACGCTGGAGGAAAAAGGAGAGACGGTGGAAGCTGTATTCACTTCTAATGGAAGAATAACAGCAGTCGGAACCGAACAATCTCTCCGCGAAACGTATAAGGAGGACATTACAGAGGAACACAATTTACAAGGTGCAACGGCATATCCAGGGTTTGTGGATAGTCATTTACATATTATAGGACATGGGGAAAAGCTGACACACCTAGACCTTTCTTCTATGCAGTCAGCCGAAGAAGTATTACGTGCGTTGCAAAGCAAAGTAAAAACGCTACAAGCTGGTGAATGGATTATAGGAGAGGGTTGGAATGAAAACCAATGGGAAAATCCTCGTATCCTTTCTAAGGAGGAGCTAGATCAAGTCGCTCCAAATCAACCGCTGCTTCTAACGAGAGTATGTCGTCATGCTGTATTAGCAAATAGTAAGGCCATACAATTAGCTGGGGTAAATCGGGATACGCCAGATCCGCAGGGTGGATTAATTGAGAGAAATGAGCATGGAGACGAAACAGGATTTTTCTTGGATACGGCACAGGATTTAATTAAACATGTCATTCCAGAAGTATCCGAGGCGAATTTAACGACACTTGTGAAAAAGAGTGTGGATGATTTAACTAGACTAGGTTTAACGGGTGGCCACACAGAGGACTTAAATTATTATGGTGGCTATCGGAAAACCTACTCAGCTTTTAACAAAGGGATTGATGGAACACAGCGCAAGTTTAGAGCTCATTTACTTGTCCATCATGGAGTTTTTGATGACGTCATGGAAGATGGCCTTGATTATGGCGGTGGAACCCAGTTTATTGAAATAGGAGCGATGAAAATCTTTAGTGATGGTGCGTTAGGGGGGCGAACGGCCTGGTTAAGTGAACCATACGCAGATGAACCTGATAACGTCGGAATTCCAATCCATAGTGATGAAGGTTTAGAATCCCTAGTGAGGAAAGCACGAGCGAAGGATATGCCTGTTGCCGTGCATGCGATAGGAGATAAAGCGGCTATAACCATTGCTAAACTACTGGAAAAGTATCCATTGCAGAAAGACCGACGAGACCGTATCATTCACGCACAAATTGTGAACCAAGAATTGTTAGATATTTTACAAAGAATACCGGTTGTTCTAGATATTCAACCGACTTTTGTGTCATCTGATTTCCCGTGGGTTGTGGAGCGTGTTGGACAAGAAAGAGCTAGCCATTCTTATCCATGGAAGACCTTTTTGGAGCTCGGTATTCCGTGTGCAGGTGGATCGGATGCTCCCATTGAAAGTGTGAATCCTTTGCTAGGCATTCAAGCAGCTGTTCTTCGCCGTTCCTCTATCGACGGAAAAACGTATAATCAAGCACAGTGCTTATCTTTATATGAAGCTATTTCACTTTATACGAAAGGAAGTGCGTATGCGATAGGGAAAGAGGAAGAAATGGGGAAAATATCTCCAGGTTATGTTGCCGATTTTACCATACTTGAAGAGGACCTATTTAAAGTCGATCCTGAAACCATTGACCAAGTACTAGTAAAGAAAACCGTCATCGACGAAACAGTTGTTTATCAATCAGAATAA
- a CDS encoding alpha/beta-type small acid-soluble spore protein, which yields MASSNNNNELLVSGAEQALDQMKYEIAQEFGVNLGADTTSRANGSVGGEITKRLVQMAESQLGGQPFGGQ from the coding sequence ATGGCAAGCAGCAATAACAACAACGAACTTCTAGTTTCTGGTGCTGAACAAGCACTTGACCAAATGAAGTATGAGATTGCACAAGAATTTGGTGTTAATCTTGGAGCTGATACAACTTCTCGTGCTAACGGTTCTGTTGGTGGAGAAATCACTAAACGTCTAGTGCAAATGGCTGAATCTCAGCTAGGAGGCCAACCATTTGGCGGACAATAA
- the thiI gene encoding tRNA uracil 4-sulfurtransferase ThiI codes for MNYDHILIRYGEMTLKRNNRKIFVNQLHENVRAKLHDFPDIKVKANRDRMYILLNGTDPEPILEKCKDVFGISSFSLAIKADNEVDAIKEAALYALENSNAKTFKVTTKRINKDFPIGSQDLNQILGGHLLTNTEGFTVNVHEPDVEIVVEIRSEATFVTSTRIEGAGGLPVGSSGRTLLLLSGGIDSPVAGYLTMKRGVKLEVIHFHSPPFTNERAKQKVLDLVRRLTEFGHTIQVHMIPFTNLQQKIHRDIPHGYSMTVMRRMMLRISEAVAKKRDILSLTTGESLGQVASQTMESMHAINAVSAYPVLRPLIAMDKLDIIPISKQIGTYDISVLPYEDCCTIFIPNAPKTKPRLEKVEFFENQLELEEDFQEALLQMETIEITPNQVEEFQDLF; via the coding sequence ATGAACTATGATCATATACTAATTCGCTACGGTGAAATGACATTAAAACGAAACAATCGAAAAATTTTCGTGAATCAGTTACATGAAAATGTCAGAGCAAAGCTTCATGATTTTCCAGACATTAAAGTAAAAGCGAACCGAGATCGTATGTACATTCTGTTGAATGGAACTGATCCGGAGCCCATTTTAGAGAAATGTAAAGATGTATTTGGGATAAGCAGCTTTAGCTTAGCGATTAAAGCAGATAATGAAGTTGACGCAATTAAGGAAGCTGCTTTATATGCTCTGGAAAACTCAAATGCGAAAACATTTAAAGTAACAACGAAACGAATTAACAAGGATTTTCCTATTGGTTCACAAGATTTGAATCAAATATTAGGTGGACATCTCCTTACCAATACAGAAGGGTTTACAGTGAACGTCCATGAGCCGGATGTGGAAATCGTAGTGGAGATTCGATCAGAAGCAACTTTTGTTACATCAACTAGGATTGAAGGAGCTGGAGGACTTCCGGTCGGGTCTTCCGGACGAACGTTGCTTTTATTGTCAGGAGGAATTGATAGTCCGGTAGCTGGATATCTGACGATGAAAAGAGGCGTGAAATTAGAAGTGATTCACTTTCATTCCCCGCCATTTACTAATGAACGAGCTAAGCAAAAAGTGCTGGATTTAGTCCGACGATTAACGGAATTTGGCCACACCATTCAGGTGCATATGATTCCATTTACGAATTTACAGCAGAAAATTCATCGGGATATTCCACATGGATACTCTATGACAGTGATGCGCAGAATGATGCTTCGCATCAGTGAAGCAGTAGCCAAGAAACGTGACATACTTTCTTTAACAACAGGAGAGAGTTTAGGTCAAGTGGCAAGTCAGACGATGGAAAGTATGCATGCCATAAATGCGGTAAGTGCATACCCAGTTCTTCGTCCGTTAATTGCCATGGACAAGTTGGATATTATTCCTATCTCCAAACAAATTGGAACGTATGATATTTCTGTACTACCTTACGAAGATTGCTGTACCATATTTATTCCGAACGCACCAAAAACAAAACCACGCTTAGAAAAAGTAGAATTTTTCGAAAATCAGTTGGAGTTAGAGGAAGACTTTCAAGAAGCATTACTTCAGATGGAAACGATCGAAATTACTCCTAATCAAGTAGAGGAGTTTCAAGATTTATTCTAA
- the ezrA gene encoding septation ring formation regulator EzrA: MAYIIGFILLLIALIVIGLILRKRVYDEVDHLENWKMDIMNRNVTSELSRVKDLNLSGETQDKFESWKERWENIVTRELPDIEEYLLDAEEAADRYRISTAKKNLRTVNEILGRIEKNIEQIFAEVDQLMEAEQHTREEIEDIQPRIKDLRKAMIQNRFQYGKAEIRFEVEFDDLDAKLQQYYSLTDSGDYTEAQVVVDDLKEHLEKVEYEMKAFPDIYKSCKQTLPTQIDDLLAGLKDMKEEGYRIEQMGFEKELHKFQERLVASVLELEKGNMTDAIEVSEHIDQRLKEMYQLLEKEALSKNYVEKHFPGYEQLIDESLQDFEETKKEIENLQKTYFFEDSDLESHLSLEKWMQSIRNQFEELKQEMESDKATFVSMRDALETSVKDLEELQVRHAEYKEQIRALRKDELEAKEKVQDMRKQLFDTNRKLKKSNIPGVPSYVWNLLKEASEKLEKVMVNLSKQPLDMGEVQHSLSAAETSVLAVIEQTNLLLEQAELVELVIQYANRYRSQHAILAAKLLEAENMFRNYEYENALEQAVQALKEIDPDAIKRLEQLKYSEVSS, encoded by the coding sequence ATGGCTTATATCATTGGATTTATACTTTTATTAATCGCGCTCATCGTAATAGGGTTAATATTACGAAAAAGAGTGTATGATGAAGTCGATCATTTAGAAAACTGGAAAATGGATATTATGAATCGCAATGTGACCTCAGAATTATCTCGTGTAAAGGACTTGAATCTTTCAGGAGAAACACAGGATAAGTTTGAATCCTGGAAAGAAAGATGGGAAAACATTGTAACGAGAGAGTTACCAGATATCGAAGAATATTTATTAGATGCAGAAGAAGCTGCGGATCGTTACCGTATTTCTACGGCAAAGAAAAATCTTCGAACCGTAAATGAAATTTTAGGCCGAATTGAGAAAAACATTGAGCAAATATTTGCAGAAGTCGACCAATTAATGGAGGCGGAGCAACATACGAGAGAGGAAATTGAAGATATCCAACCTCGTATTAAAGACCTTCGTAAAGCCATGATTCAAAATCGTTTCCAATACGGAAAAGCTGAAATTCGTTTTGAAGTGGAATTTGATGATTTAGATGCAAAGCTTCAGCAATATTATAGCCTCACAGATTCAGGAGACTATACAGAAGCACAAGTCGTGGTGGATGATTTAAAAGAGCATCTCGAAAAAGTAGAATATGAAATGAAAGCTTTCCCTGACATTTATAAGAGCTGTAAACAAACTTTACCAACACAAATTGATGATTTACTCGCTGGCTTGAAGGATATGAAAGAAGAAGGATATCGTATTGAACAAATGGGATTTGAAAAAGAGCTACATAAATTCCAAGAACGATTAGTCGCTTCCGTCCTTGAACTGGAAAAAGGAAACATGACAGATGCGATCGAAGTTTCCGAGCATATTGATCAGCGGTTAAAGGAAATGTATCAGCTTTTAGAAAAAGAAGCATTATCCAAAAACTATGTGGAAAAACATTTCCCAGGCTATGAACAATTAATAGATGAATCTTTACAGGACTTTGAAGAAACGAAAAAAGAAATAGAAAACCTACAAAAAACGTATTTCTTTGAAGATAGCGACTTAGAGTCACATCTAAGTTTAGAAAAGTGGATGCAATCCATTCGCAATCAATTTGAGGAATTGAAGCAAGAAATGGAAAGTGATAAAGCAACATTTGTTTCAATGCGTGATGCTTTGGAAACAAGTGTAAAAGATTTAGAAGAATTGCAAGTAAGACATGCGGAGTATAAAGAGCAAATTCGAGCATTAAGAAAAGATGAGCTAGAAGCAAAAGAAAAAGTACAGGATATGCGTAAACAGCTTTTCGATACAAATCGAAAACTTAAGAAAAGTAATATTCCGGGAGTACCCTCTTATGTTTGGAACTTGTTAAAGGAAGCAAGTGAAAAGCTTGAAAAGGTAATGGTCAATCTGTCCAAACAACCGTTAGATATGGGGGAAGTGCAGCATTCCTTATCTGCTGCGGAAACTTCGGTTCTAGCAGTGATTGAACAAACCAATCTCTTGTTGGAACAAGCAGAATTAGTGGAGTTGGTCATTCAATACGCAAACCGTTATCGAAGCCAACATGCTATTTTAGCTGCAAAATTGCTGGAAGCAGAGAACATGTTCCGAAATTATGAATATGAAAATGCATTAGAACAAGCGGTTCAAGCTCTTAAAGAGATAGACCCAGACGCAATAAAACGACTTGAGCAACTGAAATATAGTGAAGTTAGTTCTTAA
- the refZ gene encoding forespore capture DNA-binding protein RefZ: MKNNVTRQKVMDAACQLFYAKGYHGTSVRDIAKKAAVNVSLINYYFNSKQGLLESAVVTYYESYLEELEVITQQTEQSPSLERLKQMVSFIIQYKQKRHQFTCFIQRELTIDSVFVRELMVTYLAKENHLIKTVFDRALEGSKHSEMDKQFLLLQLKGLLITPQMTSNEWRGHVTWDQSHDLFISRYTDKVNQWLDFVTTQ, translated from the coding sequence ATGAAAAACAATGTAACAAGGCAAAAAGTGATGGATGCTGCTTGTCAATTGTTTTACGCCAAAGGATATCATGGCACTTCTGTTCGCGATATTGCGAAAAAAGCGGCTGTCAATGTGTCCTTGATCAACTATTATTTTAATAGTAAGCAAGGTTTGTTAGAATCAGCCGTAGTAACCTATTATGAAAGTTACTTAGAAGAGTTAGAAGTCATCACGCAACAAACCGAACAATCTCCTTCTTTAGAAAGACTGAAACAAATGGTTTCGTTCATTATACAGTATAAACAAAAGAGACATCAATTTACTTGTTTTATTCAAAGAGAATTAACGATTGATTCTGTATTTGTTCGTGAGCTAATGGTTACCTATCTGGCTAAGGAAAATCATCTCATCAAAACGGTATTTGACCGGGCGCTAGAGGGATCGAAGCATTCAGAAATGGATAAGCAATTCCTCCTTCTTCAACTAAAAGGATTACTCATTACGCCGCAAATGACCTCGAATGAATGGAGGGGGCATGTTACCTGGGACCAATCCCACGATTTATTTATCTCAAGGTACACGGATAAAGTCAATCAATGGTTGGATTTTGTTACGACTCAATAA
- a CDS encoding GAF domain-containing protein yields the protein MFEVKNYSGSKEKDYQLLLKQLEAIVMDESDTIANLSNASALLNQFLSEVNWVGFYIWKEEEAELVLGPFQGLPACNRIKSGRGVCGTSFEKQETLRVEDVNQFPGHIACDAASQSEIVVPIIKDGKGFGVLDIDSPITNRFDEEDQTYLEQFVEILKKYI from the coding sequence TTGTTTGAAGTAAAAAATTACAGCGGTTCAAAAGAAAAAGATTACCAATTATTATTAAAACAATTAGAAGCTATTGTGATGGATGAATCCGACACAATCGCTAATTTATCAAATGCATCTGCATTACTCAACCAATTTTTAAGCGAAGTAAACTGGGTTGGCTTTTACATCTGGAAAGAGGAAGAAGCTGAGCTTGTATTAGGACCTTTCCAAGGGTTACCAGCATGTAATCGAATTAAATCTGGCCGTGGGGTTTGCGGTACATCCTTTGAAAAACAAGAAACACTGCGTGTAGAGGATGTTAATCAGTTTCCTGGCCACATTGCATGTGATGCCGCTAGCCAATCCGAAATCGTCGTTCCTATTATAAAGGATGGAAAAGGATTTGGAGTACTTGATATCGATAGTCCGATTACAAACCGTTTTGATGAAGAAGATCAAACGTATTTAGAGCAATTCGTAGAGATTTTAAAGAAATATATTTAA
- the rpsD gene encoding 30S ribosomal protein S4 has product MARYTGSVWKKSRRLGISLTGTGKELDKRPYPPGQHGPNQRKKLSEYGLQQQEKQKLRFMYGINERQFRNLFEAAGKMKGIHGENFMILLESRLDNLVYRLGLARTRRQARQLVNHGHVTVDGGRVDIPSYRVAPGQVIGLREKSRNLDIVKESVEANNFVPDYLSFNEDALEGTFTRLPERAELPAEINEALIVEFYSR; this is encoded by the coding sequence ATGGCTCGCTATACAGGTTCTGTATGGAAAAAGTCTCGTCGTCTTGGTATTTCTTTAACTGGTACAGGTAAGGAATTAGATAAACGCCCTTACCCACCTGGACAACATGGTCCTAACCAACGTAAGAAATTATCAGAATATGGTTTACAACAACAAGAAAAACAAAAGCTTCGTTTCATGTATGGAATTAACGAACGTCAATTCCGTAATCTATTTGAAGCAGCTGGTAAAATGAAAGGTATTCATGGTGAAAACTTCATGATTCTTCTTGAATCTCGTTTAGATAACCTTGTTTACCGTCTAGGTCTTGCGCGTACTCGTAGACAAGCTCGTCAGCTTGTTAACCACGGACACGTAACTGTTGATGGAGGTCGTGTAGATATCCCATCTTATCGCGTTGCTCCTGGTCAAGTTATCGGACTTCGTGAGAAATCTCGTAACCTTGATATCGTAAAGGAATCTGTGGAAGCAAATAACTTCGTACCAGATTACTTAAGCTTTAACGAAGATGCTCTAGAAGGTACGTTTACACGTCTTCCTGAGCGTGCTGAGTTACCTGCTGAAATTAACGAAGCGCTTATTGTTGAGTTCTATTCTCGTTAA
- a CDS encoding MFS transporter produces MEVEKVICNDTQKKKSLLANRSFIFLWLTSSASFLALSTYLITEQWYIITVLKEEKILGIVMMVTMIPRVIFMFFGGVLADRFKKSKIMFYSSFFRFGLILAMIVLLKLDLLEIIVLTCFAFFFGTLDAFFSPANTSLLTTLVSKEDLTRANSFIQTSNQIALFSGPMIGGWLLTVGSFDLLLSIVALLLLFTFILSLFINEEKNNYDSISLSTKNQLREGISYVWNMKFLKNIIIILVIINFFFFGPLLIGIPLLVYNVLNGKALDLSFLQSSYQGGMFAGAILVGLLNYKKKRGKTILVLITSLGFFLFILGQIQFTWQGIILLISMGTISSIINVNLISVIQEKSNQDKIGRVMSIVNAFSNGLVPLSYGVVSFALVLNLTISNVMLLCGALIVVFSLIFLMKSHVIKEVE; encoded by the coding sequence GTGGAAGTCGAAAAGGTTATATGTAATGACACACAAAAGAAAAAAAGTCTGTTAGCAAATCGCTCTTTTATCTTTTTATGGTTAACTAGTTCTGCTTCATTTTTAGCATTATCAACATATCTAATCACTGAACAATGGTATATTATTACAGTCCTCAAGGAGGAAAAAATATTAGGAATAGTTATGATGGTAACTATGATTCCTAGAGTTATTTTTATGTTTTTTGGAGGAGTTTTGGCTGATCGTTTTAAAAAATCTAAGATTATGTTCTATTCGAGTTTTTTTAGATTTGGTTTAATCTTAGCTATGATTGTTTTGTTGAAGTTAGACTTACTTGAAATAATTGTGCTTACATGCTTTGCATTTTTCTTTGGTACACTTGATGCATTTTTCTCGCCTGCCAATACATCATTACTCACAACCTTAGTATCAAAAGAAGACCTGACAAGAGCAAACTCCTTTATACAAACATCTAATCAAATTGCTCTTTTTTCGGGTCCCATGATAGGTGGTTGGTTACTTACAGTAGGATCGTTCGATCTCTTACTTTCAATTGTCGCACTACTCTTATTATTTACGTTTATTTTATCTTTATTTATTAATGAAGAAAAAAACAATTATGACTCTATTTCACTTTCTACAAAAAATCAACTCCGAGAAGGAATTTCATATGTATGGAATATGAAATTCCTAAAAAACATAATAATAATTCTTGTTATAATCAACTTTTTTTTCTTTGGTCCATTGCTCATAGGTATCCCATTATTGGTTTATAACGTATTAAATGGAAAAGCCCTTGATCTTAGTTTTTTACAAAGTTCTTATCAAGGCGGTATGTTTGCGGGTGCTATTTTAGTTGGATTACTAAATTATAAAAAGAAACGAGGAAAAACAATTCTTGTATTGATAACATCTTTAGGTTTCTTTTTATTTATTCTTGGTCAGATTCAATTTACATGGCAAGGAATAATTTTATTAATCTCAATGGGCACTATATCCTCGATAATAAATGTTAACTTAATCTCCGTAATTCAAGAAAAAAGTAATCAAGACAAAATTGGTAGAGTTATGAGTATTGTAAATGCTTTTTCAAATGGATTGGTACCATTATCTTATGGGGTTGTTTCTTTTGCTCTTGTTTTGAATCTTACTATTTCAAATGTTATGTTGTTGTGTGGAGCTTTAATTGTAGTATTTTCATTGATATTTTTAATGAAATCACATGTTATTAAAGAAGTCGAATAA